CGACAGGGCGACACCCGCCGCGGCGGCGAAAAGCCCCGCCTTGAACCATGACCTGATCTTCATGATGACCTCCCTTGATGGTGTCCGGCTTTTTGCCGGTTATCGTGAAACTGCGACGACTTGGCCGCAAAGATCAATCGCATTGACCGCCGGCTAAGCGATTCCGCTGATGTCCTGCAACGGCGCGGCCAGTCCGGGCGTGCAGCAGAGGATGGGATTACCCTTCGAAATGCCCTCGCCGGCGAAGAAATCGTTGATGTGGGCGCCCGCCTCGCCGGCGATGACGATACCGGCGGCGACGTCCCAGGCGTTGATGTGCAGCTCGGCATAGGCGTCGCTGCTGCCATTGGCGACGTGGCAGAGCCCGAGCGTGCCGGAGCCCGCCCGCCGGACGGCGGCGCCTGCCGCATAGCAGCGCCCGATGATCTCGACATAGCGCTCGGCGGGAATGCGGGTCGACCAGCCGAGCTCGACCGAGGCGCGGGCGATATCGCTGCCGCCCGAGACCTTGATCGGCGCGCCATTCAGCGTCACCCCGGCGCCGCGGCGCGCGGCATAGAGCTCGCCCAGCGCGGGCGCGGCGACGACGCCGATCTCGGGCCGGCGGTCGACGAGGAAGCCGATCGAGATGCACCAGTTGCGGTCGCCATGGGCGAAATTGGCGGTGCCGTCGATGGGATCGAGGATCCAGACCGCGTCCGAGGCGGTCCCGCCGCCCTCCTCGCCGATAACCGTATCCTGCGGGAAGAGCTGCGACAGGCGCTCGCGCAGGAA
This portion of the Bosea sp. OAE506 genome encodes:
- a CDS encoding inositol monophosphatase, producing the protein MTPAERDLRYYAALGLAAEASHLAQGYFSRRDSLGVTMKGAQDWLTVADGAVEAFLRERLSQLFPQDTVIGEEGGGTASDAVWILDPIDGTANFAHGDRNWCISIGFLVDRRPEIGVVAAPALGELYAARRGAGVTLNGAPIKVSGGSDIARASVELGWSTRIPAERYVEIIGRCYAAGAAVRRAGSGTLGLCHVANGSSDAYAELHINAWDVAAGIVIAGEAGAHINDFFAGEGISKGNPILCCTPGLAAPLQDISGIA